A genomic stretch from Pochonia chlamydosporia 170 chromosome 4, whole genome shotgun sequence includes:
- a CDS encoding eukaryotic translation initiation factor 3 subunit E (similar to Coccidioides immitis RS XP_001244252.1), producing the protein MEDILTAVSAEGSSIMPQLAPHLSRHLLFPLIQFEGDKAEEKGDSDMAKKILSGKIKLLEDTNMTDYVATLYCELHGVSDPPAEYTKKRQDVLAQLEKYEQATAKIADLLTQDEVVNGLRSDKVANLEFLKNQHGVTMEMVNALYDFGQFQFRCGQYGPAADMLYQFRVLSTDNDKVSASTWGKLASEILSTNWESAVDELKNVKEGIDSKLFNNPRAQLDHRTMLVHWSLFPLFNWEGAREPILDMFFSAAYINTIQTSCPWILRYLIAAVITGRTRARNSSTQQKQLKDIVRYVRQEAYEYADPITQFVNALYIAHDFNAAREALRQAEEVCRSDFFLASSADAFVNAARHLICESYCKIFSRMNIRDLSAKLGLNPDEGEKWIVNLIRETRLDAKIDSQDGTVIMNHPPNNVYQQVIEKTKGGFFRTQVLNAAVSK; encoded by the exons ATGGAGGATATTCTCACGGCCGTCTCGGCCGAAGGCTCATCGATTATGCCCCAGCTGGCACCACATCTCAGCAGACACCTGTTGTTTCCGCTCATCCAGTTCGAAGGAGACAAGGCTGAGGAGAAGGGCGATagcgacatggccaagaagatttTGTCCGGAAAGATTAAGCTGTTGGAGGATACCAACATGACTGATTATGTTGCGACTCTGTACTGCGAACTTCACGGCGTTTCTGACCCGCCTGCCGAATATACCAAGAAGAGACAGGATGTTTTGGCGCAGCTGGAGAAATATGAGCAAGCCACTGCTAAGATTGCGGATCTCTTGACGCAGGACGAAGTTGTCAACGGTCTTCGAAGTGACAAGGTTGCCAACTTGGAGTTCTTGAAGAATCAGCACGGA GTTACTATGGAAATGGTCAACGCCCTCTACGACTTTGGACAGTTCCAATTCAGATGCGGCCAGTACGGTCCCGCAGCCGATATGCTGTATCAGTTCCGAGTTCTCTCCACCGACAACGACAAGGTCTCTGCCTCAACCTGGGGCAAGCTCGCCTCCGAGATCCTCTCCACAAACTGGGAGTCAGCCGTCGACGAGCTCAAGAACGTCAAGGAGGGCATAGACTCCAAGCTCTTCAACAACCCGCGCGCGCAGCTCGACCACCGAACCATGCTGGTCCACTGGTCGCTGTTCCCCCTGTTCAACTGGGAGGGTGCTCGTGAGCCCATCCTCGACATGTTCTTCTCCGCTGCCtacatcaacaccatccagaCCTCGTGCCCCTGGATCCTGCGATACCTCATCGCCGCCGTCATCACCGGCCGCACCCGTGCCCGAAACAGCTCAacgcagcagaagcagcttaAGGACATTGTCCGCTATGTTCGCCAGGAGGCCTACGAGTATGCCGACCCCATCACTCAGTTCGTCAATGCCCTCTACATTGCACACGACTTCAACGCCGCCCGCGAGGCCCTCCGCCAGGCTGAGGAGGTCTGCCGAAgcgacttcttcctcgcctctTCTGCCGACGCCTTTGTCAATGCTGCCCGCCACCTCATCTGCGAGAGCTACTGCAAGATCTTTAGCCGCATGAACATCCGTGACCTTAGCGCCAAGCTCGGCCTCAACCCTGACGAGGGCGAGAAGTGGATCGTCAACTTGATTAGAGAGACGAGACTGGATGCCAAGATTGACAGCCAGGACGGCACTGTCATTATGAACCACCCGCCCAACAATGTTTACCAGCAGGTCATTGAGAAGACCAAGGGTGGATTTTTCAGAACGCAGGTTCTCAACGCTGCTGTTTCCAAGTAA